The genomic stretch TTGCCGGGCAGCGCCGTCGAACTCCACACGGCAGCAGGGGAGGCGCTGTTCTCCCAGCAGGTGGAACTGCTCCCGGGCGAGCCCTTCATTCACACAGTTGAGCTGGGACGCAGCATCGACGCCACCGAACTGGTCCTGACCGTTCGCCAGGGCGAGACCGAGTTGATCCGCTGGCAGCCGCGCCCGCAGACCGTCGCCACGGGCGAGATCGCGGACCCGGCCACCGAACCTCCGGTGCCGGAGGACGTGGGCAGCGTTGACGAGCTGTTCTTCATTGGCCAGTACCTGCGCCAGTACCGCCACGCCACCCGCCTGCCCGAGCCGTACTGGCGCGAGGCGCTGCGCCGCGACCCGGGTGAGGTGCGCTCCAACATCGCACTCGCCGAGCGCTGCATGTGGGCCGGTGACTTCGTTGCAGCAGAGGCATTGCTGCGCACCGCCATATCCCGCATGGTGGCGCACGTTTCCAACCCGGCCGACGGCGAGGCGCACTACCGCCTGGGCATCGTCCTGACCAAGACCGGCCGCGACGCCGAGGCAGAGCGCTTCCTGAGCAAGGCAGCATGGAACTCCGCTTGGCGTGTTCCGGCCCGCTTCGCCATGGGCCGCCTGAAGGCACGCGCCGGCCAGTACGTCGCCGCCATCGCCGAACTGCGAGAGGTCCTCTCCCTTGACGCCGCACACCTGCAGGCCTCTGATCTGATGGTCCGCGTGCTCCGTGAAAAGGGCCGTACCGCTGAGGCAAAATCGCTGCTGGGCGGCACGCTGCAGCGAGACCCGCTGGACATGTGGGCACGCGACCTGGCGGGGCTGCCGCTGACCGCAGACGCGCCCACCCTGCTCGATGTCGCCGTAGAGTACTCCACCGCCGGCTTTGTTGATGATGCGCTGCGCATCCTTGACCTCGCCGCAGTTGCGGCCCGGGGCAACGCGCTGGGCCAGGTCCAGGTCGCGCCGCTCGTGGAATACCACCGGGCGCTGCTGCTGGACGCCAAGGGCCTCACGGATGAGGCACAGGCTGCGCTGGCCCAGGCCCGGAAGGTTGACCGCACGCTGTGCCAGGCCTCCCGGAGCACCGACATTGCGGCCCTCGAAAATGCCTTGAAGCACGACGGCAGTGACGCCCTCGCCGCCATGCTGCTGGGCAACTGGCACTACGACAAGCGCCGCTACGCTTCCGCCATCGAGCTGTGGGAGTCCGCTGAAGCGTCCCTGCAGGCCCTTGGCGCCGAAGCGTTGGGTGAGCAGGAGCGCGACTCACTCGTGATTGTGCTGCGAAACCTGGGCATCGCCGCGTACAACGTGTTGGGTCAGGGCGCCCGTGCCCTTGACGCCTACAAGCGGGCACGCGTCCTGGCCCCGGACGACTCCAAGCTGTTCTTCGAGTACGACCAGCTGGCCATGCGCCTCGGTGCCACCACGGGCGAGCGTCTGGAACTGTTTGAGAAGCTGGGCGGGCTGGTGGAGGTCCGCGATGACCTCAGCGTTGTGTTCGCCAACCTCTTGATTGAGGCCGGCCGTGCACTCGAGGCCCGCAACTGGCTCATCTCCCGCGTCTTCCAGCCGTGGGAAGGCGGCGAGGGCCAGTCACTCGCGGCCTGGGATGCGGCCAACATTGTCCTGGCCGAGGAGGCCCTTGGCGCCGGAGATCCTGCTGCGGCCCTCACGTGGCTGGACTCTGCCATGGACAGCCCCGCAAGTCTGAGCGAAGCCCGCCACCCGCTGGCCAACTCAGCCCGCCTCCAGCTGCTTCGTGGAGACGCGCTCGCAGCCCTGGGCCGGGACGATGAAGCCACGGAGGCATGGGAACACGCCGCCTCGTTCCGCGGCGACTTCCAGGCCATGAACGTGCAGAGCTACAGCGAGCAGAGCTACTACTCGGCCATGGCGTTGCGCCACCTGGGCCGCGCGTCGGAGGCTGAGCAGATTGCAGACGGCGTGGCCGGCTACATCGCAGAACTTGAGGCGAGCCGGGCCACGATCGACTACTTTGCCACCTCGCTGCCCACCATGCTGCTGTTCAACGAGGACCCGCAAAATGGGCGGGAGCGCACCATTGCCCGGTTGCGCAGCCAGCTGGAGACACTTCGCGGCTTGCCCGTATGAAGCATGTTGTGAGGGGCCCCGGCCTGCGTGCGGAAGTGCACGCAGGCCGGGGCGCCCGCATTTCCAGCCTGCGCAGCGACGACGGTTTTGAATGGCTGCTGGCAAGCCGGCCCACCGTTTCGGCAGGCCCCGGGCAGCCATTTGTCCGGGAAGGCATGGGCGGCTGGGATGAGGTCGCCCCCACGGTGCAGGCCGATGCGGGCCTGCTGGACGAACAGGGGAAGCCGGTGCCGGCACTGCCCGACCACGGTGACATCTGGAACGTTCCGTGGACCGTGGGGCGGGCGGCTCCGGATGAGCTCGAGATGTCCGTTGACCTGGGCAGCCTGCCCATCAGGCTCGAGCGGAGGATATCCGCCACGGGCACGGGGCTGCGACTGGACTACCGGGCCAGCACGGAATCCCCGCTGCCTGTTCCGCTTCTGTGGTGTGCCCACCCGCAGTTCGCCGCTGGGCCGGACACCACGGTGGCATTGGAACTGTCCGGGAAGCCCGTCACGCCGCTGCTTGTGGAGATGTATCCTGGCCAAGGCGCCGTCCGCAGCTTCCCAGTGGAACCGGTCCACGGCACGCTTGGCCCCGGCACGTCCTTGAAGGTTTTAGCAGCCGCGAGGACAACGGTGGACGCGGCGGTCCTGTGCCACGGAGGCGGCCGCAGCCTGAGGATCGGCTGGGACCCGGCCGCCCTGCCCTATCTGGGACTGTTTTGGGACAATGGTGAGTTTGCCCGGGAACCCGTGCTCGCCGTCGAGCCATCAACTTCCTGGGGGGACCGGCTCTCCGCTGCAGTGCGGCAGGGCATGGCCCTGACCGTTGCTGCCGGCGCACCACTTGAATGGGCCCTGGACGTGTCCAGCACAACCGTATTGAAGTGATGCTGAACCGGCACCGCGGCGGGGGCGGGCGGCAGCCAAGCGCCAGAGCCTGCAGCCCGCCCACAAAATCATGCCACCGGCCGCGCGTCCCTACCTTCTCCCAGCCCCCGCGGGTAGGGTTCTAAAGGGGGCGCAAAGAGGCAGCCTCCGCCAAGTGCAGTGTGATTTCGAAGGGTTTGCCATGAAAAAGCTCATCAACGATCCCAAGACTGTTGTCAACGAGTCCGTGGAAGGATTTGGCCGGGCCCATGCGGGCCACGTCAAGGTGAATCCCGAACCGTTGTACGTCACCCGCAAGGAGGCCCCGAGCGAGGGCAAGGTGGGCCTGGTCTCCGGCGGCGGCAGCGGGCACGAGCCCCTGCATGCCGGGTTCGTGGGCTTCGGCATGCTTGACGCCGCGGTGCCCGGCGCCGTGTTCACGTCCCCGACACCCGACGCCATCATCCCGGCGACGATTGCCGCAAACTCAGGCGCCGGCGTCGTGCACATTGTCAAGAACTACACCGGCGACGTCCTCAACTTTGAGACGGCCGCGGAGATGGCAGAGGCCGAGGGCGTGAATGTGCGCACCGTCCTGGTGAACGATGATGTGGCGGTGGAGGATTCGCTGTACACGGCGGGGCGGCGCGGCGTGGCCGGAACCGTCCTGGTGGAGAAGATTGCCGGGGCAGCCGCCGAGCGCGGGGACGACCTCGACGCCGTCGCCGCCATTGGCAACCGGGTCAACGAGAACGTCCGCAGCATGGGCGTGGCGCTGTCCGCCTGCACCGTCCCGCACGCGGGCGTGCCGAGTTTTGAGCTGGCCGAGGATGAAATTGAGATCGGCATCGGCATCCACGGCGAACCGGGCCGGCACCGCATCCCCATGGAAAATGCGGACGGCATCACCGACCGGCTGCTGGAACCGATCCTCGCCGACCTGGCGCCCGCCGCCGGCGACAAGGTGCTCCTGTTCGTCAACGGCATGGGCGGCACCCCGCAGAGCGAGCTGTACATTGTGTACCGGCACGCCGTGGCGGTGCTTGAGGCAGCCGGGCTCGTGGTGGAGCGCTCACTCGTGGGCAACTACATCACGGCGCTGGAAATGCAGGGCGCGTCCATTTCGGTGCTGCGCCTGGACGATGAAATGACCGAACTGTGGGATGCTCCGGTCAATACGCCGGCACTGCGATGGGGGATGTAAATGGGACAAACACTTGACACTGCCTGGGCCGTTCGCTGGCTGCGCGCCTCTGCCGCCGTGATCGCGGAGAACCGCGTGGCCCTGATTGAGCTGGACCGGGCCATCGGCGACGGCGACCACGGCGAGAACATGGACCGCGGCTTCACCGCCATTCTTGAGAAGCTCGACGGCGAACAGCCCGCCACCCCGGGTGCCGCCTTCAAGCTGGCCGCCATGACCCTGATGTCCAAGGTCGGCGGGGCCGCGGGGCCCCTTTACGGGACCGCGTTCCTGCGCGCCGGCACGGCCGTGGGCGACGCCGCCGAACTGGATTCCGCCACGCTGGTTGCCGCTCTGACGGCCGCCCGCGACGGCGTGGTGGCCCGCGGCAAGGCCGAGGTGGGCGACAAAACCATGATCGACGCCTGGACCCCCGCCGTTGATGCCGCCGCCGCTGCGGCAGCATCGGGCGAGGATCCCGCGGCAGTCCTGGCCGCCGCCGCGTCGGCTGCCGAGGCCGGTGCCGAGTCCACTGATCCGCTCATCGCCCACAAGGGCCGGGCCAGCTACCTGGCGGAGCGGGCCATCGGGCACCGCGACCCCGGTGCCGTTTCCTCGGCGCTGCTGCTTCGCGCCGGCGCCCAAGCCGCGGAGGTGGCGGCATGAGCGTGGGACTCGTGATTGTCTCGCACAGCGCCCAGCTGGCCGCCGGTGTGGTGGAACTGGCCGCCCAGATGGCCCCGGACGTAGTGCTTGTGCCCGCCGGCGGCATGGACGACGGCGGCATCGGCACCTCCCTGGAAAAGGTCATGACGGCCCTGGGGCTGGCCGACACCGGCGACGGCGCCGTAGTCCTGGCCGACCTCGGCTCCGCCGTCATGACGGCCGAATCCGCCCTGGAGTTCCTGGGCGGTCCTGAACTGGTTCGGCTGGCCGACGCACCCCTTGTTGAAGGTGCTGTGGCTGCCGCTGTGGCCGCCCAATCCGGTGCATCCGTGGACGTGGTGTGCAAGGCCGCCGAGTCGGCGCTCAATCCGGGCGGCGTTCCTGCTGCCGGCGGGGCACCCGCTCAGGACGGGGCAGCGGCGGCGGGTGCGCCATCTGCCGTCGAACCCCAGGGCATGGAAGCGGTGGAGGCAGTGCTGACCCTCATCAACCCGATGGGCCTGCACGCCCGGCCGGCCGCGGCGCTGGCCGGCGAACTGGGCGCCATGGACGTGGAGATTGAGATCAACGGCGTGGACGGGCAGTCGGTCATGATGCTCATGACGCTCGGCGCGGCGCAGGGCACGGAACTGGCCGTCTCCGCCACCGGCCCGGATGCGAAGCGCGCCGTCGACCTCGTTCGGCGCGAGGTGGAGGCCGGCTTCGGCGAGATCTGACGGCGGCGAGGGGGCCGGCGGCTGCCGGCTCCCTCGCGGGCAGTAGGATTTTTCGCCCGTTCCTCCTTCGTCGGACCGTGCGGTGAAAATCCAACCACGCTCCCGGAGCCGGACGCCGCCGGACAGGGCTCAGG from Arthrobacter stackebrandtii encodes the following:
- the dhaK gene encoding dihydroxyacetone kinase subunit DhaK — encoded protein: MKKLINDPKTVVNESVEGFGRAHAGHVKVNPEPLYVTRKEAPSEGKVGLVSGGGSGHEPLHAGFVGFGMLDAAVPGAVFTSPTPDAIIPATIAANSGAGVVHIVKNYTGDVLNFETAAEMAEAEGVNVRTVLVNDDVAVEDSLYTAGRRGVAGTVLVEKIAGAAAERGDDLDAVAAIGNRVNENVRSMGVALSACTVPHAGVPSFELAEDEIEIGIGIHGEPGRHRIPMENADGITDRLLEPILADLAPAAGDKVLLFVNGMGGTPQSELYIVYRHAVAVLEAAGLVVERSLVGNYITALEMQGASISVLRLDDEMTELWDAPVNTPALRWGM
- a CDS encoding DUF5107 domain-containing protein; this encodes MSHESSIPSRINLPPVPADQAAKAVAAWAEPLVIDTYMPLAPDSKPSFFEQRVYQGSTGKVFPLPFHERVSQEKKPHAWQAVHIENEWVRVVILPELGGRVHIGYDKVADYDFFYRNNVIKPALVSLTGPWISGGIEFNWPQHHRPGTFLPTDFEIEHEDDGAVTVWCSDHDPFTRMKGMHGIRLRPDSAAIEARVRLYNRTDETQTFLWWANVAAAVDDNYQAFFPTDVDQVADHAKRATASYPAPLPGQTYYGVDYSAQRTEEVPDGDGLDWYRNIPVPTSYMVTATEDDFFGGYDHARRAGFVHWADKHYAPGKKLWTWGDAPFGHAWDAALTDSDGPYIELMAGVFTDNQPDFTFLTPGETKTFSQFWYPIHQIGPAHQATTQVAVRLDVNGTQAVLGASAAEQLPGSAVELHTAAGEALFSQQVELLPGEPFIHTVELGRSIDATELVLTVRQGETELIRWQPRPQTVATGEIADPATEPPVPEDVGSVDELFFIGQYLRQYRHATRLPEPYWREALRRDPGEVRSNIALAERCMWAGDFVAAEALLRTAISRMVAHVSNPADGEAHYRLGIVLTKTGRDAEAERFLSKAAWNSAWRVPARFAMGRLKARAGQYVAAIAELREVLSLDAAHLQASDLMVRVLREKGRTAEAKSLLGGTLQRDPLDMWARDLAGLPLTADAPTLLDVAVEYSTAGFVDDALRILDLAAVAARGNALGQVQVAPLVEYHRALLLDAKGLTDEAQAALAQARKVDRTLCQASRSTDIAALENALKHDGSDALAAMLLGNWHYDKRRYASAIELWESAEASLQALGAEALGEQERDSLVIVLRNLGIAAYNVLGQGARALDAYKRARVLAPDDSKLFFEYDQLAMRLGATTGERLELFEKLGGLVEVRDDLSVVFANLLIEAGRALEARNWLISRVFQPWEGGEGQSLAAWDAANIVLAEEALGAGDPAAALTWLDSAMDSPASLSEARHPLANSARLQLLRGDALAALGRDDEATEAWEHAASFRGDFQAMNVQSYSEQSYYSAMALRHLGRASEAEQIADGVAGYIAELEASRATIDYFATSLPTMLLFNEDPQNGRERTIARLRSQLETLRGLPV
- the dhaM gene encoding dihydroxyacetone kinase phosphoryl donor subunit DhaM gives rise to the protein MSVGLVIVSHSAQLAAGVVELAAQMAPDVVLVPAGGMDDGGIGTSLEKVMTALGLADTGDGAVVLADLGSAVMTAESALEFLGGPELVRLADAPLVEGAVAAAVAAQSGASVDVVCKAAESALNPGGVPAAGGAPAQDGAAAAGAPSAVEPQGMEAVEAVLTLINPMGLHARPAAALAGELGAMDVEIEINGVDGQSVMMLMTLGAAQGTELAVSATGPDAKRAVDLVRREVEAGFGEI
- the dhaL gene encoding dihydroxyacetone kinase subunit DhaL, producing the protein MGQTLDTAWAVRWLRASAAVIAENRVALIELDRAIGDGDHGENMDRGFTAILEKLDGEQPATPGAAFKLAAMTLMSKVGGAAGPLYGTAFLRAGTAVGDAAELDSATLVAALTAARDGVVARGKAEVGDKTMIDAWTPAVDAAAAAAASGEDPAAVLAAAASAAEAGAESTDPLIAHKGRASYLAERAIGHRDPGAVSSALLLRAGAQAAEVAA